In a single window of the Helicobacter sp. MIT 99-5507 genome:
- a CDS encoding DegT/DnrJ/EryC1/StrS aminotransferase family protein: protein MKIKNKINVSKPYLPNKDKYFRYIDKIWKNNHLTNFGPLSIELENRLCDYLGVKNLLLVGNGTLALQIAYKVLDIKNEVITTPFSFAATTSTLIWENIKPRFCDIDDKSFCIDTKKIEKLFSKNTSAILGVHVFGNTCDIESLQNIANKYNLKLIFDAAHAFGVKYKNKSVFCYGDISTISFHATKIFHSIEGGALVFRNKDYLDEAKSIINFGLKNTIPEILGINAKNSEFHAAMGLCVLDDIDFIMEQRKDIWEYYFNNLKDDFDMQILNKDSTNNYHYFPILFKNEDFLLKGIEELNKNDIFPRRYFYPSLDTLPYIDTNTPCEISQNIASRILCLPLYVGLDRKIQDLIIKILKR from the coding sequence GTGAAGATAAAAAATAAAATAAATGTTAGTAAGCCTTATTTACCAAATAAGGATAAGTATTTTAGATATATTGATAAGATTTGGAAGAATAATCATTTGACAAATTTTGGACCTCTAAGTATTGAGCTAGAGAATAGATTATGTGATTATTTAGGTGTTAAAAATTTATTATTAGTTGGAAATGGCACTTTAGCTTTGCAGATTGCATATAAAGTATTAGATATAAAAAATGAAGTTATAACCACTCCATTTTCATTTGCTGCGACTACAAGCACCCTTATTTGGGAAAATATAAAACCTAGATTCTGCGATATTGATGATAAAAGTTTTTGTATTGATACAAAAAAAATAGAAAAACTTTTCTCAAAAAATACTAGTGCAATTTTGGGCGTGCATGTATTTGGCAATACTTGTGATATAGAATCTTTACAAAATATCGCAAATAAATACAACCTAAAACTCATTTTTGATGCCGCACATGCTTTTGGTGTGAAATACAAAAATAAAAGCGTTTTTTGTTATGGTGATATTTCTACTATTTCTTTTCATGCTACAAAAATTTTTCATAGCATTGAAGGCGGTGCTTTGGTATTTCGCAATAAAGATTATTTAGATGAAGCAAAAAGTATTATTAATTTTGGATTAAAAAATACGATTCCAGAGATTTTAGGAATCAATGCTAAAAATAGTGAATTTCATGCTGCAATGGGGCTTTGTGTCTTGGATGATATTGATTTTATCATGGAGCAAAGAAAGGATATTTGGGAGTATTATTTTAATAATCTAAAAGATGATTTTGATATGCAAATATTAAATAAAGATTCTACAAATAACTATCATTATTTTCCAATTTTATTTAAGAATGAAGATTTTCTTTTAAAAGGCATAGAAGAGTTAAATAAAAATGACATTTTTCCACGACGATATTTTTATCCAAGCTTGGATACATTGCCATATATAGATACAAATACTCCTTGTGAAATATCACAAAATATTGCAAGTAGAATCTTGTGCTTGCCTCTTTATGTTGGGCTAGATAGAAAAATACAAGATTTGATAATAAAGATTCTAAAAAGGTAG
- a CDS encoding DUF6492 family protein — MNESVLRIDSKIEFIDEDLLLDGLDIAYLRKFFDDDAGWFFQQFLKMAYSFICKREFYLSFDADCLLIRDLKIDKVFLNAMPTKIDINHPYFMTIQKLLNIKIDIAHQYMCEFMIFNKNIMQDLCKALNANNPTLFYEPIIRLVSSNKDKYSFSEFETYANFALSYDVYDIRYIPVYRCGGRFYSEIPSMSDSLLKDFAKVYYLLQFNHWDKPVSFAKILHNRFLRKILGFKNLMRIYYYFGFYKRDFKNIDGKNSEDKK; from the coding sequence ATGAATGAGAGTGTTTTAAGGATTGATAGCAAAATAGAATTTATAGATGAAGATTTATTATTAGATGGTCTTGATATTGCGTATTTGCGTAAGTTTTTTGATGATGATGCGGGTTGGTTTTTTCAACAATTTTTGAAAATGGCTTATAGTTTTATTTGTAAAAGGGAGTTTTATTTGAGTTTTGATGCTGATTGTCTGCTAATTAGGGATTTGAAAATTGATAAAGTATTTTTAAATGCTATGCCTACAAAAATAGATATAAATCACCCATATTTTATGACTATACAAAAGTTATTAAATATAAAAATAGATATTGCTCATCAATATATGTGTGAATTTATGATTTTTAATAAAAATATAATGCAAGATTTATGCAAAGCTCTAAATGCAAATAATCCTACTTTATTTTATGAGCCAATTATTAGACTTGTAAGTAGCAATAAAGATAAATATAGTTTTAGTGAGTTTGAGACTTATGCAAATTTTGCTTTGAGTTATGATGTTTATGATATTAGATATATTCCTGTATATCGCTGTGGAGGTAGATTTTATAGTGAGATTCCAAGTATGAGCGATTCTTTATTAAAAGATTTTGCTAAGGTTTATTATTTGTTGCAATTTAATCATTGGGATAAGCCTGTTAGCTTTGCTAAGATTTTACATAATAGATTTTTAAGAAAGATTCTAGGATTTAAGAATCTAATGCGAATTTATTATTATTTTGGTTTTTATAAAAGGGATTTTAAAAATATTGATGGAAAAAATAGTGAAGATAAAAAATAA
- a CDS encoding DUF1796 family putative cysteine peptidase, with protein sequence MIKQIIKNYLLAYPRLFKFAKFLRWLPSDAKFFVSVWSHRILHFREIIKADIVLSIGNHCQAAYYMDYYKLRKFSSPIDWMKYYSLDCVLEAYKNGFKNFFVNHYEDEIKALDNGNCRFVIDKDTGMIARHHFFKNSSLDLDFPKFYNKQIERFQRIDRFLKQAKNIVLVSCRQENIEELSDFLQKFQKQYNKKITLLNFRESKNIDYKKHFRISPSLDILEYCFDNVYPLKKNEKNAPIWIGNYKKWGGV encoded by the coding sequence ATGATAAAGCAAATTATTAAAAATTACCTACTTGCTTATCCACGATTGTTTAAGTTTGCAAAATTTTTGCGATGGCTTCCTAGTGATGCTAAGTTTTTTGTAAGTGTTTGGAGCCATAGAATCTTGCATTTTAGAGAGATTATTAAGGCTGACATTGTCCTAAGTATCGGAAATCATTGTCAAGCTGCGTATTATATGGATTATTATAAATTAAGAAAATTTAGTTCGCCCATTGATTGGATGAAATATTATAGTTTAGATTGTGTGCTTGAGGCTTATAAAAATGGCTTTAAAAACTTTTTCGTCAATCATTATGAAGATGAGATAAAAGCTCTTGATAATGGTAATTGTCGCTTTGTGATAGATAAAGATACCGGTATGATAGCAAGACATCACTTTTTTAAAAACTCTAGTTTGGATTTGGATTTTCCTAAATTTTATAATAAACAAATAGAAAGATTCCAAAGGATAGATAGATTTCTAAAACAAGCCAAAAATATTGTGCTTGTATCGTGTAGGCAAGAGAACATAGAAGAGCTAAGCGATTTTTTACAAAAATTTCAAAAACAATACAATAAAAAAATCACACTATTAAATTTTCGAGAATCTAAAAATATAGATTACAAGAAGCATTTTAGAATCTCACCTAGCCTAGACATATTAGAGTATTGTTTTGATAATGTATATCCACTAAAAAAGAATGAAAAAAATGCTCCAATTTGGATTGGAAACTACAAGAAATGGGGGGGGGTATGA
- a CDS encoding radical SAM protein, protein MKINNFNSDEKILQYTNKIDYFLNSHKTLIVTELDLTNKCNHNCPGCCGNNENNAELSKEQIEKIAYNLKAMDNKGVILSGGGEPTISPHFEYAIKLLKNSNQNLGLNSHGMNLDDAKCELIASNLEYFRISLDAGSEEMYLKIHGMNAKSFAKTLENIEKFAKTKQRLNSKTSFGVGFLTSSTTECDMESFVKIVKDRGADFAQFRPFTGDSLDITPKLEELRSKYEDSNFKIVASYQKYKEMHNIKDRGYNKCHGMFFSTVISADFKVWACLHFRQSKRHLLGDLRDESLEDIWRGSRIREVYNSIDCSSCPILCRNDSFNRTLNKLNLSITNSEFL, encoded by the coding sequence ATGAAAATAAATAATTTCAATTCAGATGAAAAGATTTTACAATATACAAATAAGATTGATTATTTTCTAAACTCACATAAAACTTTGATAGTTACAGAATTAGATTTGACAAATAAGTGCAATCATAATTGTCCAGGTTGCTGTGGTAACAATGAAAATAATGCAGAATTAAGCAAAGAACAAATAGAAAAAATAGCTTACAATCTAAAAGCTATGGATAATAAAGGCGTAATTCTCTCTGGGGGGGGGGAACCCACAATCAGCCCTCATTTTGAATATGCAATAAAATTATTAAAAAATTCTAATCAAAATCTAGGTCTTAATTCTCATGGTATGAATCTTGATGATGCAAAATGTGAGCTAATAGCGTCAAATTTAGAGTATTTTAGAATCTCACTTGATGCTGGAAGTGAGGAAATGTATCTTAAAATTCATGGAATGAATGCTAAATCTTTTGCAAAGACATTAGAAAATATAGAAAAATTTGCAAAAACAAAACAAAGATTAAACTCTAAAACTAGTTTTGGAGTAGGTTTTCTTACAAGTTCTACTACAGAATGCGATATGGAATCTTTTGTAAAAATCGTAAAAGATAGAGGTGCTGATTTTGCACAATTTCGCCCATTTACCGGTGATAGTTTGGATATTACACCAAAGTTAGAAGAATTAAGATCAAAATACGAAGATTCTAATTTTAAAATCGTAGCTAGTTATCAAAAATACAAAGAAATGCATAATATCAAAGATAGGGGCTACAATAAATGCCATGGAATGTTTTTTAGCACGGTGATTAGTGCAGATTTCAAGGTATGGGCTTGTTTGCATTTTAGACAAAGCAAAAGGCATTTATTAGGTGATTTAAGAGATGAGAGTTTAGAAGATATTTGGAGAGGAAGTAGGATAAGAGAAGTTTATAATTCTATAGATTGTTCTTCTTGTCCAATATTGTGTAGAAATGATAGCTTTAATAGAACATTAAATAAGCTAAATCTTAGCATTACAAATAGTGAGTTTCTATGA
- the rfbA gene encoding glucose-1-phosphate thymidylyltransferase RfbA, with product MKGIILAGGSGTRLYPTTLAITKQLLPIYDKPMILYPLSVLMLAGIREILIIVTSRDIERFKYLFGNGELLGIHIDYKIQKEPNGLAEAFILGDEFIGQDSVSLILGDNIFYGQGFKNILNECMELDSKNGGAITFAYPVKDPNRFGVVEFDDDFNVLSLEEKPENPKSNYALTGLYFYDNNVIDIAKSLKPSKRGELEITDVNLTYLKNGKLKTKALGRGFTWLDTGTPESMCEASNFVSTIENRQNYKIACLEEIAYYNGWIDDFILQKSIDKLHKSEYGKYLLDLLKGKNNENK from the coding sequence ATGAAAGGTATAATTTTAGCTGGTGGTAGTGGAACTAGATTGTATCCAACTACTTTAGCAATTACAAAACAACTTTTACCAATCTATGATAAGCCTATGATTTTATATCCTTTATCAGTGCTTATGCTAGCTGGGATTAGAGAGATTCTAATCATTGTAACAAGTAGAGATATTGAACGTTTTAAATATCTTTTTGGTAATGGAGAGCTACTAGGCATTCATATAGATTATAAGATTCAAAAAGAGCCAAATGGGCTTGCTGAAGCTTTTATTTTAGGTGATGAATTTATTGGGCAAGATAGTGTAAGCCTAATACTTGGTGATAATATATTTTATGGACAAGGTTTTAAAAATATATTAAATGAATGTATGGAATTAGATTCTAAAAATGGTGGAGCAATAACTTTTGCATATCCTGTAAAAGATCCAAATAGATTTGGTGTTGTTGAATTTGATGATGATTTTAATGTATTAAGTTTAGAAGAAAAGCCAGAAAATCCAAAAAGTAATTATGCACTAACAGGTCTTTATTTTTATGATAATAATGTAATTGATATCGCAAAGTCATTAAAGCCTAGCAAAAGAGGTGAGTTAGAAATCACAGATGTAAATTTAACATATTTAAAAAATGGAAAGTTAAAGACAAAAGCGCTTGGGCGAGGATTTACATGGCTTGACACAGGCACACCAGAATCTATGTGTGAGGCTAGCAACTTTGTATCTACTATAGAAAATAGGCAAAATTATAAAATTGCTTGTCTTGAGGAAATAGCATATTATAATGGTTGGATCGATGATTTCATATTGCAAAAAAGTATAGATAAACTTCATAAAAGTGAGTATGGAAAATATTTGCTAGATTTATTAAAAGGTAAAAATAATGAAAATAAATAA
- a CDS encoding FkbM family methyltransferase, with amino-acid sequence MNDEYSKNLYLSAICNYVSQKQGFLICLYYSHTWRYYQNIILARCDDIKKNPYDYCLYDLSKINLAPIKLYYSLHGIFCDFYLEQYSYKNLIKAQKGDYVIDGGACCGDTALYFANLVGESGKVFAFEFIEDNIKLFNKNLKMNSHINNIVLVKHPLYADSDTFVDSIGSGSSATINFNSSNSKIKTLSIDDFVKNNNISKIDFIKLDIEGSEFDTLLGAKESIKQFKPKIAICLYHSTIDYTRIPLLLNEIMPSYKFYFDHFTLGRYESVLFAIHKD; translated from the coding sequence TTGAATGATGAATATAGTAAGAATCTCTATCTAAGTGCTATTTGTAATTATGTAAGTCAAAAGCAAGGTTTTTTAATATGTCTTTATTATAGTCATACTTGGAGATATTATCAAAATATTATACTTGCTAGATGTGATGATATAAAGAAAAATCCATATGATTATTGTTTATATGATTTATCCAAGATAAATTTAGCCCCTATCAAGCTGTATTACTCTTTACATGGCATTTTTTGTGATTTTTATTTAGAACAATATTCATACAAGAATCTAATCAAAGCACAAAAAGGTGATTATGTAATCGATGGTGGTGCATGTTGCGGTGATACTGCACTTTATTTTGCAAATTTAGTAGGTGAGAGTGGAAAAGTTTTTGCATTTGAATTTATTGAGGATAATATAAAATTATTTAATAAAAACCTTAAAATGAATAGCCATATTAATAATATAGTATTAGTAAAACATCCATTATATGCAGATTCTGATACTTTTGTAGATAGCATAGGTAGTGGCAGCAGTGCGACTATAAATTTTAATTCTTCTAATTCAAAAATAAAGACACTAAGTATAGATGATTTTGTAAAAAATAATAATATTTCTAAAATTGATTTTATAAAATTAGATATAGAAGGTAGTGAGTTTGATACATTACTTGGAGCAAAAGAAAGTATAAAACAATTCAAACCAAAAATTGCAATCTGCCTTTATCATAGCACAATTGACTATACTAGGATTCCATTGTTATTAAATGAGATTATGCCAAGTTATAAATTTTATTTTGATCATTTTACACTTGGAAGATATGAGAGTGTGTTATTTGCAATTCATAAAGATTAG
- a CDS encoding DUF2018 family protein, whose amino-acid sequence MDFNYDIFDGDIIEHLVKILQNASPQAIKNSLEGFLNDYAILEIAAEEGLKKDSEIKSSYKDRINTIKQDLAIRLMSEILSQE is encoded by the coding sequence ATGGATTTTAATTATGATATTTTTGATGGCGATATAATAGAGCATTTAGTAAAGATATTACAAAATGCCTCACCACAGGCTATAAAAAATTCACTTGAGGGATTTTTGAATGATTATGCAATCTTGGAAATAGCAGCAGAAGAGGGTTTAAAAAAAGATAGCGAGATAAAATCTAGTTATAAAGATAGAATAAATACCATAAAGCAGGACTTGGCAATTAGGCTTATGTCAGAAATTTTAAGTCAAGAATAA
- the hisD gene encoding histidinol dehydrogenase has product MQILNTKDSDFNAKFNNLLNRGNMDIENVSSVVNGILNDIKVNGNNALLSHIARFDGWNPKNFEDIIIDKSLLQKAYNTLPTDLKNALKCAFERISAFHAKQKEKSWIDFEENGTMLGVKVAPMKRAGLYIPGGKAAYPSSLLMNAIPAIVAGVKEIIVCTPTPENKPNDLLLAAAHICGLEEIYKVGGASAIGFMAYGSESFKKVDVITGPGNIYVATAKKLVFGDVNIDMIAGPSEIGIIADKNANPKYIALDLLSQAEHDEMASSILITDDFNLAKQVNIEVESELKKLSRYEITSKSINNRACIIITQSLQDSIKLMNEIAPEHLEIMCENPHVLLPFIENAGAIFLGENTPEPIGDYIAGPNHTLPTGGSARFFSPLSVEHFVKKSSIISFSKEAILSIGESCAILAENEGLEAHKKSVEIRLGKNDGF; this is encoded by the coding sequence ATGCAAATCTTAAATACAAAAGATAGCGATTTTAATGCAAAATTTAATAATTTACTAAATCGTGGTAATATGGATATAGAAAATGTTTCATCTGTAGTCAATGGAATCTTAAATGATATTAAAGTAAATGGCAATAACGCACTCTTATCTCATATTGCAAGGTTTGATGGATGGAATCCTAAAAACTTTGAGGATATTATCATTGATAAAAGTTTATTGCAAAAAGCATATAATACTCTACCAACAGATTTAAAAAATGCCCTAAAATGTGCATTTGAACGTATTAGTGCATTTCATGCAAAACAAAAAGAAAAATCTTGGATTGATTTTGAAGAAAATGGCACAATGCTTGGCGTAAAAGTCGCTCCAATGAAACGTGCTGGATTGTATATACCTGGAGGAAAAGCTGCATATCCTAGCTCACTTCTTATGAATGCCATACCTGCAATTGTAGCTGGAGTAAAAGAGATTATAGTTTGCACACCTACACCAGAAAATAAACCAAATGATTTACTTTTAGCTGCTGCTCATATATGTGGATTGGAAGAGATTTATAAGGTTGGCGGGGCTAGTGCTATTGGATTTATGGCATATGGTAGTGAGAGTTTTAAAAAGGTAGATGTTATAACTGGACCAGGAAATATTTATGTAGCCACTGCAAAAAAACTTGTATTTGGTGATGTAAATATTGATATGATTGCAGGTCCTAGTGAAATAGGAATTATTGCAGATAAAAATGCAAATCCAAAATATATAGCCCTAGATTTATTATCACAAGCAGAGCATGATGAAATGGCTAGCTCGATTCTTATTACAGATGATTTCAATCTAGCAAAACAAGTAAATATTGAAGTTGAGAGTGAATTAAAAAAACTAAGTAGATATGAAATCACATCAAAATCTATCAATAATAGAGCGTGTATTATTATTACCCAATCCTTGCAAGATTCTATAAAACTTATGAATGAAATTGCTCCAGAACATTTAGAAATAATGTGTGAGAATCCACATGTTTTATTGCCTTTTATAGAAAATGCAGGTGCTATATTTTTAGGAGAAAATACTCCAGAGCCAATTGGTGATTATATCGCAGGACCAAATCATACACTTCCAACAGGTGGAAGTGCAAGATTTTTTTCTCCACTTAGTGTAGAACATTTTGTAAAAAAGAGTTCTATTATTAGCTTTTCAAAAGAAGCAATTTTATCTATAGGAGAATCTTGTGCTATACTAGCAGAAAATGAGGGCTTAGAAGCTCATAAAAAATCTGTTGAAATTAGATTAGGAAAAAATGATGGATTTTAA
- a CDS encoding DNA starvation/stationary phase protection protein, whose protein sequence is MSQKVTQLLKQIQADSLVFYTKLHNLHWHIEGPMFKPIHEATEKIYDEFADVFDDAAERIIQLGDKPYVTLVDILKNAKIKEESATAFQPVQVLKIILDDFEYFMKLFKELSDVADDAKDKVSADYANGILAVLEKEIWMLKTQLK, encoded by the coding sequence ATGTCACAAAAAGTAACTCAACTTTTAAAACAAATTCAAGCAGATAGTCTAGTATTTTATACTAAATTACATAATTTACATTGGCATATAGAAGGACCAATGTTTAAACCAATTCATGAGGCTACTGAAAAAATATATGATGAATTTGCAGATGTTTTTGATGATGCAGCAGAAAGAATCATTCAATTAGGTGATAAACCATATGTAACATTAGTAGATATTTTAAAAAATGCAAAAATCAAAGAAGAAAGTGCAACAGCATTTCAACCAGTTCAAGTATTAAAGATTATTCTTGATGACTTTGAATACTTTATGAAATTATTTAAAGAATTATCAGATGTAGCAGATGATGCAAAAGATAAAGTAAGTGCTGATTATGCAAATGGAATCTTAGCAGTTCTAGAAAAAGAAATCTGGATGCTTAAAACTCAATTAAAATAA
- a CDS encoding ATP-binding protein, with product MKHYIDFINSKNLSKNKLIKSLDCSLDEAKILQFLSYSLLENQNSFLVLNLLEQVFNTKGIESIKYLKHIKSLLHLEYISLNSDIYSSDIALLELLNANISLSVSFLRILENGENNFNLPKMVAYKDDLDYLKDEFLRVNLMQKSAYLRRISKIESKAYSQILSNINSIKNCISKRLEITQKKLNIISFLRPFNLNEEEKIIFFALLKEEYYAENERAREINSLIELISNDDYSKLSNKYIFDEKSALIKNGLIDYDEDILSPFGGIINKSFYIPANILQQLLHPQRKSNKILIDSVMKNQDIFELIFPKENLNNIILSSKTKETLDLLIKQLDSSVVNRLKQWGIKDNNKGINAKIIFYGYPGTGKTITAYALSNVLKKPLLSLDCSKVLSMYVGESEKNVRRIFDTYKNITRDIKKDAILLLDEADQFLSQRSILGNSVDKMYNQMQNIFLEQIEKFDGILIATTNLLDNIDFAFSRRFNYKIEFQKPNISQRKEIWNIMLPKKAKYSKDFDVDKLISYELSGGQIKIIIENTAYKVAAMSNPIFSNQDFINEINRELNSNFEDFKSLGFLK from the coding sequence TTGAAACATTATATTGATTTTATAAATTCAAAAAATTTATCTAAAAATAAGCTTATAAAAAGCCTTGATTGTTCTCTTGATGAGGCAAAAATTTTGCAGTTTTTATCATATTCTTTGCTTGAAAATCAAAATAGCTTTTTGGTTTTAAATCTTTTAGAACAAGTTTTTAATACAAAAGGAATAGAATCTATTAAATATTTAAAACATATAAAATCATTGCTTCATTTAGAATATATTTCTTTAAATAGTGATATATATTCAAGTGATATTGCTTTGCTCGAGCTTTTAAATGCCAATATAAGCCTAAGTGTAAGTTTTTTGAGAATCTTAGAAAATGGTGAAAATAATTTTAATCTACCAAAAATGGTAGCTTATAAAGATGATTTGGATTATTTAAAAGATGAGTTTTTAAGAGTGAATTTGATGCAAAAATCAGCATATTTACGCAGAATCTCCAAAATAGAATCCAAAGCATATTCGCAGATTCTCTCAAATATAAATTCTATTAAAAATTGCATAAGCAAAAGACTAGAAATTACACAAAAAAAGCTAAATATTATTTCATTTTTAAGACCTTTTAATCTCAATGAAGAAGAAAAAATTATATTTTTTGCACTTTTAAAAGAAGAATATTATGCAGAAAATGAAAGAGCAAGAGAGATTAATTCGCTAATTGAGCTAATTAGTAATGATGATTATTCAAAGCTTAGTAATAAATATATTTTTGATGAAAAAAGTGCTCTTATAAAAAATGGATTGATTGATTATGATGAGGATATTTTAAGTCCTTTTGGTGGGATAATAAACAAGAGCTTTTATATTCCAGCAAATATTTTGCAGCAGCTATTACATCCGCAAAGAAAATCAAATAAAATATTAATAGATTCTGTTATGAAAAATCAGGATATTTTTGAGTTAATATTTCCAAAAGAGAATCTAAACAATATCATACTTTCAAGCAAAACCAAAGAGACACTAGATTTGCTTATAAAACAGCTAGATTCTAGTGTTGTAAATAGATTAAAACAATGGGGCATAAAAGATAATAATAAAGGCATTAATGCAAAGATTATATTTTATGGATATCCTGGCACAGGAAAAACAATAACAGCTTATGCTTTATCAAATGTATTAAAAAAGCCTTTACTTAGCCTTGATTGTTCAAAAGTATTATCAATGTATGTTGGTGAGAGTGAAAAAAATGTTCGTCGCATTTTTGATACATATAAAAATATCACAAGAGATATAAAAAAAGATGCGATTTTATTGCTTGATGAAGCAGATCAGTTTTTGAGTCAAAGAAGTATTTTAGGTAATAGTGTGGATAAAATGTATAACCAAATGCAAAATATATTTTTAGAGCAAATAGAAAAATTTGATGGGATTTTGATTGCTACAACAAACTTGCTTGATAATATCGATTTTGCATTTTCTAGGAGATTTAATTATAAAATTGAATTCCAAAAGCCAAATATATCCCAAAGAAAGGAGATATGGAATATCATGCTTCCAAAAAAGGCTAAATATTCAAAAGATTTTGATGTAGATAAATTAATCTCTTATGAACTTAGTGGCGGACAGATTAAAATAATTATTGAAAACACTGCATACAAAGTTGCAGCGATGTCTAATCCTATCTTTAGCAATCAAGATTTTATAAATGAAATTAACAGGGAGCTAAATAGTAATTTTGAAGATTTTAAATCTTTAGGATTTTTAAAATGA
- a CDS encoding aminotransferase class V-fold PLP-dependent enzyme encodes MNFFDRLIVCDDKLEFVRNDIILKKDSYYFDWTASGLESKSIKTRLESILPIYANTHSNNTKHANIISNLYIESKAKIKELLELEEDFIIIPSGFGATGAMKKYQEIFGIYASPKLKNRIQDFISNKPLMLVGPYEHHSNEISLRESICECIRIPLKNGFIDLEYLQKVLDLNKNREILASINIASNVSGVILPYDEISQILRSHNISIAYDLAALISHRNIDSNLFDVAYMSPHKFLGGIGSCGILCIRNKYLNIDIPPTFSGGGSIKYASKDSHYYIDDIESREDVGTPPILGLLKAMLACKYRNEIGLDFIQKREKILSNIFINELKDLQGIETYEINNNAAKIPTISFNIESISPYDLAYELSYKYNIQVRAGCTCAGPYGHDLLKRETIIDINNLSKNPHLKPSWLRVSLHYSHNFNDIEYLLDSIKKAKKRLGR; translated from the coding sequence ATGAATTTTTTTGATAGATTGATTGTTTGTGATGATAAATTGGAGTTTGTTAGAAATGATATTATCTTAAAAAAAGATAGTTATTATTTTGATTGGACAGCAAGTGGATTAGAATCTAAGAGTATAAAAACTAGATTAGAATCCATTCTACCTATATATGCAAATACTCACTCTAATAACACAAAACATGCAAATATCATCTCAAATTTATACATAGAATCCAAAGCAAAAATAAAAGAATTATTAGAATTAGAAGAAGATTTTATCATCATTCCAAGTGGATTTGGTGCAACTGGTGCGATGAAAAAATATCAAGAGATATTTGGAATCTACGCTTCACCAAAATTAAAAAATAGAATACAAGATTTTATCTCAAATAAGCCGCTTATGCTTGTTGGACCTTATGAACATCATTCAAATGAAATTAGCTTAAGAGAAAGTATTTGTGAATGCATAAGAATCCCGCTTAAAAATGGATTTATAGATTTAGAATATTTACAAAAAGTATTAGATTTAAATAAAAATAGAGAAATCCTTGCTTCAATAAATATCGCTTCAAATGTAAGTGGTGTTATCTTGCCTTATGATGAAATATCGCAGATTCTACGATCGCATAATATTAGCATAGCCTATGATTTAGCAGCACTGATATCTCATAGAAATATAGATTCTAACCTATTTGATGTAGCATATATGTCACCTCATAAGTTTCTAGGTGGTATTGGAAGTTGTGGGATATTGTGTATTCGCAATAAATATCTAAATATAGACATTCCACCTACTTTTAGCGGAGGAGGCAGTATAAAATATGCCTCAAAAGATTCTCATTATTATATAGATGATATAGAATCTAGAGAAGATGTAGGCACTCCGCCGATTTTAGGACTCTTAAAAGCTATGCTTGCTTGCAAATATCGAAATGAAATTGGACTAGATTTTATACAAAAAAGAGAAAAAATCCTAAGCAATATTTTTATAAATGAGCTAAAAGATTTGCAAGGCATAGAAACATATGAGATAAATAATAATGCAGCAAAAATACCTACAATTAGTTTTAATATAGAATCTATTTCACCTTATGATTTAGCTTATGAATTATCTTATAAATATAATATTCAAGTGAGAGCTGGTTGCACTTGTGCAGGACCTTATGGACATGATTTGCTAAAGAGAGAAACTATAATTGATATAAATAATCTTAGTAAAAATCCGCATTTAAAGCCATCGTGGCTAAGAGTAAGCTTGCATTATAGTCATAATTTTAATGATATAGAATATTTACTAGATTCTATAAAAAAAGCAAAAAAACGACTTGGAAGATAA